In a single window of the Acidobacteriota bacterium genome:
- a CDS encoding SLBB domain-containing protein, with product MIAFAQQDRLASEASAPNDSARPSRDYRIGPGDVLVITVAGEPDLKGVKAKVSQEGTIELAYIDHSIKLAGLSEQQATELLRKEFNVILKEPQVTIFIEEYNAQRVSIAGAVNKPKQIALNREMRVYDLISEAGGLTDKAGNVIQLVRFRPTESMEVINLDDLVRKPQLNRVLRDGDMINVPEAGIIYVTGNGVNKPGAFPLKEPIKLTAAIALAGGLAQDAKKKEVHLVRSSGPDQTSTNETVINYADIEKDSAKDVILKPYDVVMVPESNRSKQTRSLIQAFAGGLSSALGWGIFR from the coding sequence TTGATCGCTTTTGCTCAACAAGATCGGCTGGCATCAGAAGCTTCCGCGCCAAATGATTCGGCCAGACCTAGTCGCGATTACCGGATTGGACCGGGTGACGTATTGGTCATAACGGTCGCTGGTGAGCCTGATTTGAAAGGCGTGAAAGCTAAAGTCTCGCAAGAAGGAACCATTGAGCTTGCCTACATTGACCATAGCATCAAACTCGCAGGACTGTCGGAACAGCAGGCAACCGAGCTTCTGAGGAAAGAGTTCAATGTGATCCTGAAAGAGCCTCAGGTAACGATTTTCATCGAAGAATACAACGCGCAAAGAGTCTCAATTGCCGGGGCCGTCAATAAACCGAAGCAGATCGCATTGAACCGGGAAATGCGCGTTTACGATTTGATCAGCGAAGCTGGTGGTTTGACCGATAAAGCGGGAAATGTAATCCAACTGGTGCGCTTCCGCCCGACGGAAAGCATGGAAGTGATCAATCTTGATGATTTGGTTCGCAAGCCTCAGTTAAATAGAGTTTTGCGGGACGGGGATATGATCAATGTTCCGGAGGCTGGAATCATTTACGTGACAGGGAACGGCGTCAACAAACCCGGTGCATTTCCCTTGAAAGAACCAATCAAACTAACTGCGGCGATTGCCTTGGCGGGCGGATTGGCCCAGGATGCCAAAAAGAAAGAGGTACATCTGGTTCGTTCCAGCGGACCTGATCAAACTTCTACAAACGAAACAGTGATCAATTACGCTGATATTGAAAAGGATTCTGCCAAGGATGTCATTCTCAAGCCCTATGATGTGGTGATGGTTCCCGAATCCAATCGTAGCAAGCAGACTCGTTCTTTGATCCAGGCCTTTGCCGGCGGTTTGTCCAGCGCATTAGGCTGGGGAATTTTCAGATAG
- a CDS encoding polysaccharide biosynthesis tyrosine autokinase: protein MNNYDDNQSALTSIPQTNRELAKDVRKIGGYPAYSRYPAVDVEKNSVREYFRIIRRHKWVVLATLVVLVTIVTIGTVLTRPVFRAEAKLEVGRETERVAQGRQILEMESASVFNPYFMQTQIDNLNSRDLARRVIQKLNLADNEEFKFKNADKLSENEREVRLVNAFQARYGVSVGRQTKVVSLTFDSYDPKLAAEVTNAAAAEFITWSMESRLQGVSSAKDFLADRVKEAETALREAEAEQQQYLAAHRIISSAEDKANITIDRTAELNRQLVELQNERRLAEAVYNRSKEVPADELPQVITDATVQALTRELSKQRQELANLLAKYQPTYPAVKQVQEQVKQLETQLTEQKAKIVKNIETQYQVAKRREEDLASSLNQSKNEAIQQNRESSELSLIKQKIATNLKNYEDLLGRLRQAEVEMDFRPSNIRQVQQAEIPIVPVKPNKVLNIGLSLLIGLSLGIGLAFFLEYLNNTINTAEDVERIVQLPALGGIPSLQSLAKNKMLGINAAGNGNGKKSTALTAVSNELLSGHDPLSSFAESYRALRTSLLLSSAEHAPRTMLITSSHPAEGKTTIVANTAISLAQTGARVLVLDADMRRPRCHKILSTKNDVGLSTYLSRDVSVEKVIIPHDIPNLFVMPAGPVPPNPSELLSSIKLRYLVAELQDRFDHIIIDSPPVIHVTDALIISPHVDGVVIVVKSNHTPREAVQRAKQALADVNAKIFGVVLNCIDLNTESYYYNYKYAYYHSYEESNS, encoded by the coding sequence ATGAATAACTACGACGATAATCAATCCGCTCTCACCAGCATTCCCCAAACAAACAGAGAGTTGGCAAAAGACGTACGGAAAATTGGCGGTTATCCAGCATACAGCCGCTATCCCGCCGTGGATGTTGAAAAGAACTCCGTTCGTGAATACTTCCGCATCATTCGCCGTCACAAATGGGTCGTGCTGGCCACGTTGGTTGTACTGGTGACCATCGTTACCATCGGCACCGTGTTGACGCGTCCGGTTTTCCGTGCCGAAGCCAAATTGGAAGTCGGACGCGAAACGGAACGCGTGGCGCAAGGGCGTCAAATTCTGGAAATGGAAAGCGCCAGTGTTTTCAACCCCTACTTCATGCAGACGCAGATAGACAATCTGAATAGCCGCGACTTGGCTCGCCGGGTGATTCAGAAACTAAATCTTGCTGACAATGAAGAGTTTAAATTCAAGAACGCTGACAAACTTTCTGAAAATGAGCGTGAAGTTCGACTGGTCAATGCGTTTCAGGCACGTTACGGGGTTTCCGTTGGACGTCAGACCAAAGTCGTTTCGCTGACTTTTGATTCTTACGATCCTAAACTGGCTGCTGAAGTGACGAACGCCGCTGCGGCGGAATTCATTACCTGGTCAATGGAAAGCCGCCTGCAAGGTGTCAGCAGCGCAAAAGATTTTCTGGCCGATCGGGTAAAAGAAGCAGAAACTGCTTTGCGTGAGGCAGAAGCCGAACAGCAGCAATATCTGGCGGCGCATCGGATCATTTCCTCGGCTGAGGACAAAGCAAACATTACGATTGATCGAACTGCTGAATTAAACCGCCAATTGGTTGAGTTGCAGAACGAGCGCCGTTTGGCCGAAGCTGTTTACAATCGAAGTAAGGAAGTTCCTGCGGATGAACTGCCACAGGTCATCACCGATGCAACGGTGCAAGCCCTGACTCGCGAATTGAGCAAGCAGAGACAGGAATTGGCGAATTTATTGGCCAAATATCAACCGACATACCCTGCGGTCAAACAAGTTCAGGAACAAGTTAAACAACTGGAAACCCAGCTCACTGAACAAAAAGCCAAGATTGTCAAAAACATCGAAACACAATATCAAGTGGCGAAACGCCGCGAAGAAGATTTGGCTTCTTCGCTTAACCAGTCGAAAAACGAGGCTATCCAGCAAAACCGAGAATCTTCTGAATTAAGTCTGATCAAACAGAAGATTGCTACCAACCTCAAAAACTACGAAGACCTGTTGGGAAGATTGCGTCAGGCTGAAGTCGAAATGGATTTCCGTCCCTCGAACATTCGCCAGGTGCAGCAAGCTGAAATCCCCATTGTTCCCGTGAAGCCGAATAAGGTGCTCAACATCGGATTGAGTCTGTTGATTGGGTTGTCGCTTGGCATTGGATTGGCCTTTTTCCTGGAATACCTGAACAACACGATTAACACGGCGGAAGACGTTGAGCGGATTGTGCAACTGCCTGCGCTCGGAGGCATTCCTTCTCTGCAAAGTTTGGCCAAAAATAAGATGCTTGGCATCAACGCGGCCGGCAATGGAAACGGCAAAAAAAGCACTGCTTTGACGGCAGTGAGTAACGAATTGCTTTCCGGCCACGACCCGCTGTCGTCGTTTGCGGAAAGCTACCGTGCGCTCAGAACTTCGCTGCTGCTTTCGTCCGCAGAACATGCGCCGCGCACCATGCTCATTACCAGCAGCCATCCGGCGGAAGGGAAAACGACCATCGTCGCCAACACGGCCATTTCGTTGGCGCAAACCGGTGCGCGCGTGTTGGTGCTGGATGCGGATATGCGCCGCCCGCGCTGTCACAAAATCCTGAGCACGAAAAATGACGTGGGACTTTCAACCTATCTGTCGCGTGATGTGTCTGTGGAGAAGGTCATTATTCCACATGACATTCCAAACCTGTTTGTCATGCCTGCTGGTCCTGTGCCGCCGAATCCGTCCGAATTGCTCAGTTCCATCAAGTTGCGCTATCTGGTCGCGGAACTTCAGGATCGGTTTGATCACATCATCATTGATTCGCCGCCCGTGATTCACGTCACAGACGCGTTGATTATTTCACCACACGTTGACGGCGTAGTGATTGTGGTCAAAAGCAACCACACTCCGCGCGAAGCCGTTCAGCGAGCCAAGCAGGCTCTTGCGGATGTAAATGCGAAAATCTTCGGCGTTGTGTTGAACTGCATTGATCTGAACACCGAAAGCTACTACTACAATTACAAATACGCCTACTATCACAGTTACGAGGAAAGTAACTCTTGA
- a CDS encoding O-antigen ligase family protein translates to MTLQSHSKLESFIFADLLSTAMLSVLAYGTVEPWSLSLFELNALLLAVLLAIRYTFDSNVEWGHWRLALPLLALTCFGVIQSAFSLTMDRQATKETVVKLLALTVYFIAAIHTLRSSERRKKVLIALAIFGFAVSLFAVLQRLTYNGKMYWVRPVSPYIAPYGPYGNYNHFAGLVELILPLPLAYLLLARIKFEQRLIWLLSVVLLALALVFSGSRGGILALGIQLLAMMLIAGRERKRSLNDETGFAGNKLIVGGALAAVLLLALWIGYEPLSKRFGLLRQGTSEYSLVTRTEYWRGAWRMFLDHPVVGVGLGAFPTAYPAYGRSSVKNERLEQSHNDYLQLLSDGGLIGGLIGLWFLFELFAVARQQFRQPDQMRSQDRALMLGGYVALFGIAVHSFLDFNLQIAANALLFLLVSALAVTHKSPKEEF, encoded by the coding sequence ATGACCTTACAAAGCCATTCAAAACTCGAAAGCTTCATTTTTGCCGATTTGCTTTCCACAGCAATGCTTTCCGTGCTGGCTTATGGAACGGTTGAACCGTGGTCTCTGTCGTTGTTTGAATTGAATGCGTTGTTGCTCGCCGTGCTGTTGGCCATACGGTACACATTCGATTCGAACGTCGAATGGGGACATTGGCGACTGGCATTGCCGCTGTTGGCGTTGACCTGTTTTGGCGTAATCCAGTCCGCGTTTTCCTTGACGATGGATCGGCAAGCCACCAAGGAAACGGTGGTCAAATTGCTGGCATTGACGGTTTATTTCATTGCTGCGATTCATACCTTGCGCAGTTCCGAGCGCAGGAAAAAAGTTTTGATCGCTTTGGCGATTTTCGGCTTTGCAGTGTCGTTGTTCGCCGTTCTTCAACGATTAACGTACAACGGCAAAATGTACTGGGTGCGGCCAGTGTCACCTTACATTGCCCCCTATGGACCGTACGGCAATTACAACCACTTCGCCGGACTGGTGGAATTGATCCTGCCGTTGCCGCTAGCGTACCTGTTATTGGCACGGATCAAATTCGAGCAGCGATTGATCTGGTTACTCAGCGTTGTTCTGTTGGCTCTGGCGTTAGTATTTTCCGGTTCTCGCGGAGGCATTCTGGCGCTAGGGATTCAATTGCTGGCGATGATGTTGATTGCCGGTCGTGAGCGAAAGCGCAGCTTGAACGATGAAACCGGTTTTGCCGGAAACAAATTGATTGTCGGCGGCGCGCTGGCGGCGGTGTTGTTGCTGGCGTTGTGGATCGGATACGAACCCTTGAGCAAACGCTTCGGCTTGCTGCGTCAGGGGACAAGCGAATACTCGCTGGTAACGCGAACCGAATACTGGCGCGGCGCGTGGCGAATGTTTCTGGATCATCCGGTCGTTGGCGTCGGACTTGGAGCCTTCCCAACAGCTTACCCCGCCTATGGACGCTCTTCGGTGAAAAATGAACGGCTGGAACAATCGCACAACGATTACCTGCAATTGCTTTCCGATGGTGGGCTTATTGGCGGATTGATCGGACTTTGGTTTTTGTTTGAGCTGTTCGCCGTCGCTCGACAGCAGTTTCGGCAGCCTGATCAAATGCGCAGCCAGGATCGCGCCTTGATGCTCGGCGGGTACGTGGCATTGTTTGGAATTGCGGTGCACAGCTTTCTGGACTTCAACTTGCAGATCGCAGCCAATGCTTTACTATTCCTGCTTGTTTCGGCTCTGGCTGTCACACACAAAAGCCCGAAAGAAGAATTTTGA
- a CDS encoding DegT/DnrJ/EryC1/StrS family aminotransferase has translation MKVPLLDLVAQHQTIRDEVMAEVTRVFDSQQFIMSADVASFEGEVAAYCRVKHAIGCASGSDALLMALMAIGVGEGDEVITTAYSFFATASAITRLGARPVFVDIVYDDFNLNVELIERAITPKTKAILPVHLYGQCARMDVILDIAANHNLPVIEDAAQAIGSDFLGGRAGSMGAIGCFSFFPSKNLGGAGDGGLMTTNDDALAAKLRILRVHGMEPKYYHHIVGICSRLDGLQAAVLRVKLRHLDQWTESRRTNAARYGELFNAAKLNEIVTPKVHAEARHIFHQYTIRCQHRDELKAHLQAAGIGSEVYYPVPLHLQECFAFLGYKRGDLPVTEQAMMECLSLPIYPELTADQQQYVVETIAKFYKA, from the coding sequence ATGAAAGTTCCTTTGCTTGATTTGGTTGCGCAACACCAAACCATCCGTGATGAAGTGATGGCAGAAGTGACGCGCGTGTTTGATTCGCAACAGTTCATTATGAGTGCGGATGTCGCCAGTTTTGAGGGCGAAGTCGCTGCGTACTGCCGCGTCAAACACGCCATCGGCTGCGCTTCGGGGTCGGATGCTCTGTTGATGGCGCTGATGGCGATTGGCGTGGGCGAAGGCGATGAAGTCATCACCACGGCATACAGCTTTTTTGCCACGGCCAGTGCGATCACGCGGCTTGGCGCGCGACCGGTGTTCGTTGACATCGTTTACGATGATTTCAACTTGAACGTAGAATTGATCGAACGTGCGATCACTCCGAAAACGAAAGCCATTTTGCCGGTTCACCTTTATGGCCAATGTGCGCGGATGGATGTGATTCTGGATATTGCCGCCAACCACAACCTGCCTGTGATCGAAGATGCCGCGCAGGCCATTGGCTCAGATTTCCTGGGGGGCCGCGCCGGTTCGATGGGCGCAATTGGCTGTTTCAGTTTCTTTCCTTCCAAAAATCTGGGCGGAGCAGGCGATGGCGGATTGATGACGACAAATGATGACGCTCTGGCGGCGAAATTGCGCATCCTGCGTGTGCACGGAATGGAGCCGAAGTATTACCACCACATCGTCGGCATTTGCAGCCGTCTTGACGGGTTGCAAGCCGCCGTTTTGCGCGTCAAGTTGCGGCATTTGGATCAATGGACGGAAAGCCGTCGAACGAACGCTGCGCGTTACGGCGAACTGTTCAACGCCGCCAAATTGAATGAAATCGTCACGCCCAAAGTTCACGCGGAAGCGCGCCACATCTTCCACCAATACACGATTCGCTGCCAGCATCGCGACGAATTGAAAGCACATCTGCAAGCGGCTGGCATTGGCTCGGAAGTTTATTATCCCGTGCCCCTGCATTTGCAGGAATGCTTTGCGTTTTTGGGCTACAAGCGCGGCGATTTGCCCGTCACTGAACAGGCGATGATGGAATGTTTGTCGCTGCCGATTTATCCGGAATTGACTGCCGATCAGCAGCAGTACGTGGTTGAAACGATCGCGAAGTTTTACAAAGCCTGA
- a CDS encoding FkbM family methyltransferase, whose product MASIYGSLAAVIKGAFGTVGLELSRASRNPSRTLLGMRQLPIHTIIDIGANTGQFAAHVSRIFPEAILFCFEPLAEPFTDLQRWAETQSGRVRVFNTALGAETGEAAMYRHVEHSASSSLLATTAVCNQLYPQTRAQDSVRIRLITLDAALDGQTLRPEILLKLDTQGYERQVIQGAANTLQKTRAVIIEINLLKLYDQQPSFIELVEMLDQFGFRYAGNLEQTCSPTGEVVYVDAVFLK is encoded by the coding sequence ATGGCTTCGATTTACGGCAGCCTGGCCGCGGTGATAAAAGGCGCGTTTGGCACAGTCGGCTTAGAGCTTTCCAGGGCAAGCCGAAATCCCAGCCGTACGCTTTTGGGAATGCGGCAGTTGCCGATTCACACAATCATTGACATCGGAGCGAACACGGGACAATTCGCCGCTCACGTCAGCCGGATTTTTCCCGAAGCCATATTGTTTTGTTTTGAACCTTTGGCCGAACCGTTTACCGACCTGCAACGTTGGGCCGAAACTCAATCCGGGCGCGTGCGGGTGTTCAACACAGCGCTCGGCGCTGAAACTGGTGAAGCTGCAATGTATCGCCACGTTGAACACAGCGCCTCGTCTTCGTTGTTGGCGACGACGGCAGTTTGCAATCAACTTTACCCGCAAACCCGCGCGCAGGATTCGGTGAGGATTCGACTAATAACGCTCGATGCTGCGCTCGATGGCCAAACATTGCGGCCTGAGATTTTGTTGAAGCTTGACACACAAGGGTACGAACGGCAGGTGATTCAGGGAGCCGCGAACACATTGCAAAAAACGCGCGCCGTTATCATCGAAATCAACCTGTTGAAACTGTATGATCAACAGCCGTCCTTCATTGAACTGGTTGAGATGTTGGATCAGTTCGGGTTCCGTTATGCCGGAAATTTAGAGCAAACTTGCTCTCCCACAGGTGAAGTGGTTTACGTGGATGCCGTATTTTTGAAGTAA
- a CDS encoding FkbM family methyltransferase produces the protein MEAARQKDKYTRLLERLTVAAMAMAEGKVSRTISRPRKMIYPKMLQWRGRSAEVTAMTFWGEPILVLLPELISMTIWRYGFFEEDVCRFLVNTLRPGMNFVDIGAHFGFFTRLGASLVGANGRVVSFEPTPNTFQQLIRNTAGCDNVLIQNCAAFNRETDLTLHDFGLEFSAFNSAFGMREDDSQRKRIGVAFQARARKADDVIRESGMPAVHLVKIDAESSEFQVLEGLKETINRDHPKIILETGDFGLEGVPKTNDLIGWLREFGYEPFEVGRDNVLRPVSKKRFDFVGGNLLFSTTGNSPGLEA, from the coding sequence ATGGAAGCCGCCCGACAAAAAGACAAGTACACGCGATTGTTGGAACGATTGACGGTTGCCGCAATGGCGATGGCCGAGGGAAAAGTTTCGCGCACGATCAGCCGACCGCGAAAGATGATTTACCCGAAAATGTTGCAGTGGCGAGGCCGATCCGCCGAAGTGACGGCAATGACGTTTTGGGGAGAGCCGATTCTGGTTTTATTGCCGGAACTGATTTCGATGACCATCTGGCGTTATGGCTTTTTTGAAGAAGATGTTTGCCGTTTCTTGGTCAACACGCTTCGTCCGGGAATGAACTTCGTGGACATCGGCGCACATTTCGGGTTTTTCACACGGCTCGGCGCTTCGCTAGTGGGTGCCAACGGTCGAGTGGTTTCCTTTGAGCCGACGCCAAATACGTTTCAGCAGTTAATCCGGAATACTGCCGGATGCGACAATGTTTTGATTCAAAACTGTGCTGCATTCAATCGCGAAACTGACCTGACCCTGCACGATTTTGGGTTGGAATTTTCCGCTTTCAATTCTGCGTTCGGCATGCGCGAAGACGATTCGCAGAGAAAACGCATTGGAGTTGCGTTTCAGGCGCGTGCGCGCAAAGCCGACGATGTCATCAGGGAAAGCGGGATGCCGGCAGTTCATCTGGTCAAAATTGATGCGGAAAGTTCCGAGTTTCAGGTTCTGGAAGGATTGAAGGAAACCATCAATCGCGACCATCCCAAAATCATCTTGGAAACCGGCGATTTCGGACTGGAAGGCGTTCCGAAAACGAATGATTTGATTGGCTGGCTGCGTGAATTCGGCTACGAACCGTTTGAAGTTGGACGCGACAATGTACTGCGACCGGTTTCAAAAAAGCGGTTTGATTTCGTGGGCGGCAACCTGCTCTTCAGCACAACCGGCAACTCACCAGGCCTGGAGGCTTGA
- a CDS encoding lipopolysaccharide biosynthesis protein, whose protein sequence is MGQRRLFINAGMSVVQVLALSVLLWLLYRFLLRAVGVEMLGVWSLTLAAAVAARAGDLGFSASVVKYVAAHLARGDEARAVQMVETAAISAGVLTGLISLVAYPLLRMGLARLLTGNALVAAEALLPYALAYLCLSSVAGVFQAAFDGCQRIATRSVLVIVGETFHLALCYWLVTRYGLLGLAYARLTQTAIFLVINWAMLKRFLPKLGWLPIHWRREAFREMMVYGLNAQVVWLVSLLHDPLTKSLLVTFGGTALVGYYEMASRLVSQLRTAIIAANQSLVPVIAGLHEAQPNATARFYQESYRLLVFFGVPLFALLVVALPIVSELWIGKYERRFVICGALLAAGWFGNLLSAPAYFVNLGTGDLRWNTMSHLVLGALNLVLGLALGTLFGGFGVAAASALALIAGGATVIAAYHLKWRVPLEELLPPQSVQLLAWGIVGLLAGAATYYRLRSVFGLWQMISVITFISVLLIILPAWFHPTRKRLSNWVPQLM, encoded by the coding sequence ATGGGGCAGCGGCGTTTGTTCATCAATGCTGGCATGTCCGTTGTGCAAGTGTTGGCGCTCAGCGTTTTGCTCTGGCTGCTGTATAGGTTTTTGCTGCGAGCGGTCGGCGTGGAAATGCTGGGCGTTTGGTCTTTGACATTGGCTGCGGCGGTGGCTGCGCGCGCAGGCGATCTGGGGTTTTCGGCCAGCGTCGTCAAGTACGTGGCTGCGCATCTGGCTCGTGGCGACGAAGCGCGAGCGGTGCAGATGGTTGAAACCGCTGCGATTTCGGCTGGCGTGTTGACGGGGTTGATTTCGTTGGTCGCATATCCCTTGTTGCGTATGGGATTGGCGCGATTGCTGACCGGCAATGCTTTGGTGGCGGCGGAAGCGTTGCTGCCTTACGCGCTGGCGTATCTTTGCCTGAGTTCGGTTGCCGGAGTGTTTCAAGCTGCATTCGATGGTTGCCAGCGTATCGCCACCCGCAGCGTTTTGGTCATTGTCGGAGAAACCTTTCATCTGGCGCTCTGTTATTGGCTGGTCACCCGTTACGGCTTGCTGGGATTGGCGTACGCGCGGCTGACGCAAACGGCAATTTTTCTGGTGATCAACTGGGCAATGCTCAAACGGTTTTTGCCGAAGCTCGGTTGGTTGCCGATCCACTGGCGGCGCGAAGCCTTCCGCGAAATGATGGTGTATGGATTGAACGCCCAAGTCGTTTGGCTGGTCAGCCTGTTGCACGATCCGTTGACCAAAAGCCTGTTGGTGACGTTCGGTGGGACTGCGCTGGTTGGCTATTACGAAATGGCCAGCCGGTTGGTCAGCCAGCTTCGCACAGCCATCATCGCCGCCAATCAATCGCTGGTTCCCGTCATCGCCGGTTTGCACGAAGCGCAACCGAACGCGACGGCGCGGTTTTACCAGGAATCTTACCGGCTGCTGGTCTTTTTTGGCGTTCCGTTATTTGCCTTGCTGGTTGTTGCATTGCCCATTGTTTCCGAACTGTGGATCGGAAAATACGAACGCCGTTTTGTGATTTGCGGAGCGTTGCTGGCCGCCGGATGGTTCGGCAACCTGCTCAGCGCGCCAGCCTATTTCGTCAATCTGGGCACAGGCGATTTGCGGTGGAACACGATGAGCCATCTGGTGCTGGGCGCGCTGAATCTGGTCTTGGGTTTGGCCTTGGGGACACTGTTTGGCGGTTTTGGAGTCGCCGCCGCCAGTGCGCTTGCCCTAATTGCCGGAGGCGCAACCGTCATTGCGGCTTATCATTTGAAATGGCGGGTTCCGCTTGAGGAATTACTTCCACCGCAAAGCGTTCAATTATTGGCTTGGGGGATTGTTGGTTTATTGGCGGGGGCGGCGACATATTATCGGCTTCGTTCTGTGTTTGGATTGTGGCAGATGATTAGCGTAATAACTTTTATAAGCGTCCTGCTCATTATCCTTCCCGCCTGGTTCCATCCGACACGTAAACGACTTAGTAATTGGGTTCCGCAATTGATGTAA
- a CDS encoding glycosyltransferase, with product MENTEKKNRNYQSSTDIVLPRISIVTPSFNQAAFLERTLRSVLDQGYPNLEYIVIDGGSTDGSIEILKKYESQLAYWVSEQDRGQSHALNKGFKRATGDIIGWLNSDDLYCLGALHHVGEWFAAHPRDEVHYGGLYLVDKDDHITDAHWAVSPDVRYTYFVGMDVHQQSLFWRRSLMERTGAIDESFRFSMDLDFVLRLMLHGQVSRTTRYLGKFREHQTAKTSTITDICLRENQVIFERFRDSFPYWPGLKQWLSFRRTSRVVLEAPFYFAFKIGRRLNLPVPLEWLSKR from the coding sequence ATGGAAAACACCGAGAAGAAGAATCGAAATTACCAAAGCAGCACTGACATCGTGTTGCCACGAATTTCGATTGTCACCCCATCTTTTAATCAAGCGGCTTTTCTAGAACGAACGCTTCGTAGCGTACTTGATCAAGGGTATCCCAATCTCGAATACATTGTGATTGATGGTGGCAGCACGGACGGCAGCATCGAGATTCTGAAAAAATATGAAAGCCAATTGGCTTATTGGGTCAGCGAACAAGATCGTGGGCAATCTCATGCGTTGAACAAAGGGTTTAAGCGCGCGACCGGAGACATTATTGGTTGGCTCAATTCAGATGATCTTTATTGCCTAGGCGCTTTGCATCACGTCGGCGAATGGTTTGCCGCTCACCCACGTGACGAGGTCCATTACGGCGGTTTATATCTGGTGGACAAGGATGATCACATCACTGACGCGCATTGGGCAGTATCGCCTGACGTGCGTTACACCTACTTTGTCGGCATGGACGTGCATCAGCAATCCCTTTTCTGGCGGCGTAGTTTGATGGAACGAACCGGTGCGATTGATGAATCGTTCCGGTTCAGCATGGATTTGGATTTTGTGCTGCGGCTGATGCTGCATGGGCAAGTTAGCCGGACGACGCGATATCTAGGCAAATTCCGTGAACATCAGACAGCGAAAACTTCGACCATTACGGATATTTGTCTGCGGGAAAATCAGGTCATTTTTGAACGCTTCCGTGATTCGTTTCCTTACTGGCCTGGATTGAAGCAATGGTTATCCTTCCGTCGCACCTCGCGCGTCGTCTTGGAAGCGCCTTTCTATTTTGCATTTAAGATTGGCCGCCGACTGAATTTGCCTGTTCCGCTGGAATGGCTCAGCAAAAGATGA